A genomic window from Pantoea alhagi includes:
- the serB gene encoding phosphoserine phosphatase, with the protein MPNRLTWCDLPSDVSLWPGLPLSLSGDEVMPLDYRAGRTGWLLYGHQLDKDSLTAYQHQLGAAMVIVSAWSVDDYQVIRLAGSLTPRAARLAHELGLDVAPLGKIPYLKAPGLLVMDMDSTAIQIECIDEIARLAGCGEQVAEVTERAMRGELDFTASLRQRVATLKGADANILKQVRDTLPLMPGLSTLVQKLQALGWQVAIASGGFTYFAEYLRDRLHLAAIAANELEIRDGKFTGEVIGPVVDAQYKADMLAKLAQRFDIPVEQTVAIGDGANDLLMIKASGLGIAYHAKPKVNEKTEVTIRHADLMGVFCILSGSLHHETR; encoded by the coding sequence ATGCCTAATCGTTTGACCTGGTGCGACCTGCCTTCCGATGTTTCTCTCTGGCCGGGCTTGCCTCTTTCACTGAGCGGTGACGAAGTGATGCCGCTGGATTATCGTGCCGGGCGTACCGGCTGGCTGCTTTACGGGCACCAGCTGGATAAAGATTCGCTGACGGCCTATCAGCACCAGCTGGGTGCCGCAATGGTGATTGTCAGCGCCTGGAGCGTGGATGATTATCAGGTGATCCGTCTGGCGGGCTCGCTGACGCCGCGTGCGGCGCGTCTGGCCCACGAACTGGGACTGGACGTAGCGCCGCTGGGTAAAATTCCTTATCTGAAAGCGCCGGGCCTGCTGGTAATGGATATGGATTCCACCGCGATTCAGATCGAATGTATCGATGAGATTGCGCGTCTGGCAGGGTGCGGCGAGCAGGTGGCTGAGGTGACCGAGCGCGCGATGCGCGGCGAGCTGGATTTTACTGCCAGCCTGCGTCAGCGCGTGGCCACGCTGAAAGGCGCTGATGCCAATATACTGAAGCAGGTGCGTGATACGCTGCCGTTAATGCCGGGGTTAAGCACGCTGGTGCAGAAGCTGCAGGCGTTAGGCTGGCAGGTGGCTATCGCTTCTGGCGGCTTCACTTACTTTGCCGAATATTTGCGTGACCGGCTGCATCTTGCCGCTATCGCTGCCAACGAGCTGGAGATCCGTGACGGTAAATTTACCGGTGAGGTTATTGGCCCGGTGGTGGATGCGCAGTATAAGGCCGATATGCTGGCGAAGCTGGCGCAGCGTTTTGATATCCCCGTTGAACAAACAGTAGCGATTGGCGATGGCGCTAACGATTTACTGATGATTAAGGCTTCCGGGTTAGGCATCGCCTATCATGCCAAGCCGAAAGTTAATGAAAAAACTGAAGTGACGATTCGGCATGCCGATCTGATGGGCGTATTTTGCATCCTCAGCGGCAGCCTGCATCACGAGACGCGATAA